From a single Streptomyces rubradiris genomic region:
- a CDS encoding thiolase family protein yields MNTAHTPKPVYIVDAVRTPFGRYNGALATVRPDDLAAHTLRALLARTPELDPARIDDVYLGNANGAGEENRNVARMAALLAGLPTSVPGVTVNRLCASGLEAVIQAARAIALGDASLAVAGGVESMTRAPYVLPKPDSPFPAAHTELYSTTLGWRMVNPRMDPQWTIPLGESAERIADKHGIGRERQDEFALHSHRKAAAAREQGLFDAELVSVPVPRRKGEPVGFDADECVRPDASLAAMAKLKPAFRAEGGTVTAGNASPLNDGAAALLLADEEGLRATGREPLARISATGLSALDPQYFGLAPVEAVNRALAKAGKGFGDLSVLELNEAFAAQVLGCLAEWPEFDPAVLNPQGGAIALGHPLGASGARLAGTVAHQLARRGSGTGVATLCIGVGQGLALVLER; encoded by the coding sequence GTGAACACCGCTCACACCCCGAAACCCGTTTACATCGTCGACGCCGTCCGCACGCCTTTCGGCCGGTACAACGGCGCCCTGGCCACCGTCCGCCCCGACGACCTCGCCGCCCACACCCTCCGCGCGCTGCTCGCCCGCACCCCCGAACTGGATCCCGCCCGGATCGACGACGTCTACCTCGGCAACGCCAACGGCGCCGGCGAGGAGAACCGCAACGTCGCCCGCATGGCCGCCCTGCTCGCCGGGCTGCCGACCTCCGTGCCCGGCGTGACCGTGAACCGGCTGTGCGCCTCCGGCCTGGAGGCGGTGATCCAGGCGGCCCGGGCCATCGCCCTGGGTGACGCGTCCCTCGCCGTGGCGGGCGGGGTGGAGTCCATGACCCGGGCGCCGTACGTGCTGCCGAAGCCGGACAGCCCGTTCCCGGCCGCCCACACCGAGCTGTACTCGACCACGCTCGGCTGGCGCATGGTCAACCCGCGGATGGACCCGCAGTGGACCATCCCGCTGGGCGAGAGCGCCGAGAGGATCGCCGACAAGCACGGCATCGGCCGCGAGCGGCAGGACGAGTTCGCGCTGCACTCGCACCGCAAGGCCGCCGCCGCACGGGAACAGGGCCTGTTCGACGCCGAGTTGGTGTCCGTCCCGGTGCCGCGGCGCAAGGGCGAGCCGGTCGGTTTCGACGCCGACGAGTGCGTACGGCCGGACGCCTCCCTCGCCGCCATGGCGAAGCTGAAGCCCGCCTTCCGCGCCGAGGGCGGCACGGTCACCGCGGGCAACGCCTCTCCCCTCAACGACGGTGCGGCGGCCCTGCTCCTCGCCGACGAGGAGGGGTTGCGGGCCACCGGCCGGGAGCCGCTGGCCCGGATCAGCGCGACCGGCCTCTCCGCGCTCGATCCCCAGTACTTCGGCCTGGCGCCCGTGGAGGCCGTCAACCGGGCCCTCGCCAAGGCCGGCAAGGGCTTCGGCGATCTGTCGGTGCTGGAACTGAACGAGGCGTTCGCCGCCCAGGTGCTGGGCTGCCTCGCCGAATGGCCGGAGTTCGACCCGGCGGTCCTCAACCCGCAGGGCGGCGCCATCGCGCTCGGCCACCCGCTCGGCGCCTCCGGGGCCCGGCTCGCCGGGACCGTCGCCCACCAGCTCGCCCGCCGCGGCTCCGGCACCGGCGTGGCCACCCTGTGCATCGGCGTGGGCCAGGGCCTCGCCCTCGTCCTCGAACGATAA
- a CDS encoding TetR/AcrR family transcriptional regulator — protein sequence MTSQAAEGPETVVASRRSKITPEREREFFDAVLEQIRECGYDSVTMEGIAASTRCSKSTLYRQWKTKPQFVAAALRASRRVRFAGIDTGSLAEDLRQAARAAGDWSGKDTRLLQALGHAVTSDQELARALREALIHPEIAALEEMLARGVARGEVRADHPALEYIPAMMFGVLRVRPVLNGQYADADYLVRFVEAAVLPALGLG from the coding sequence ATGACGTCGCAGGCCGCGGAGGGACCGGAGACGGTCGTCGCCTCGCGCCGCTCCAAGATCACGCCGGAGCGTGAGCGGGAGTTCTTCGACGCCGTGCTGGAACAGATCCGCGAGTGCGGCTACGACTCCGTCACCATGGAGGGCATCGCCGCCAGCACCCGGTGCAGCAAGTCCACGCTCTACCGGCAGTGGAAGACCAAGCCGCAGTTCGTCGCCGCGGCCCTGCGCGCCAGCCGCCGGGTGCGGTTCGCCGGCATCGACACCGGGTCGCTCGCCGAGGACCTGCGCCAGGCCGCCCGGGCCGCGGGCGACTGGTCCGGCAAGGACACCCGGCTGCTCCAGGCGCTGGGGCACGCGGTGACCTCGGACCAGGAACTGGCCCGGGCGCTGCGCGAGGCGCTGATCCACCCGGAGATCGCCGCGCTGGAGGAGATGCTCGCCCGGGGCGTCGCCCGGGGCGAGGTCCGGGCGGACCACCCCGCGCTGGAGTACATCCCCGCCATGATGTTCGGCGTCCTGCGTGTACGGCCGGTGCTGAACGGGCAATACGCCGACGCCGACTATCTGGTCCGGTTCGTGGAGGCCGCGGTGCTGCCCGCGCTCGGACTGGGATAG
- the pcaD gene encoding 3-oxoadipate enol-lactonase, producing MTVTLLNHRAEGPASAPPLLLGPSLGTSLALWDRVAPELSASHRVIRWDLPGHGGSAADLIGPGATVGDLAALVLALADALGVDRFAYAGVSLGGAVGLHLAVHHPERLTSLAVLCSSAHFGGAAPWRERAERVRREGLQWLAESADARWFTPGFSVPELVRDHRAADPEAYAACCDALAAFDLRDRLAGITVPTLLVAGREDPATPPAHLREIADAVPGAALVELPGASHLAPAQVPRAVLAALRTQLDGPPASGLAVRRQVLGDAHVDRAQARQTPFTARFQDFISRYAWGEIWTDPTLSRRERSMITLTALVAHGHYDELAMHVRAARRNGLTPEEIGAVLLQTAVYCGVPAANSAFATAQRVLAEEDPD from the coding sequence TTGACCGTGACCCTCCTCAACCACCGTGCGGAAGGCCCCGCTTCCGCGCCGCCGCTGCTGCTCGGGCCCTCGCTCGGTACCTCGCTCGCCCTGTGGGACCGGGTGGCGCCCGAACTGTCCGCGAGCCACCGGGTGATCCGCTGGGACCTGCCGGGGCACGGCGGTTCGGCGGCCGACCTGATCGGGCCGGGCGCGACCGTCGGCGACCTGGCCGCGCTGGTGCTGGCGCTCGCGGACGCGCTCGGCGTCGACCGGTTCGCCTACGCGGGCGTGTCCCTGGGCGGCGCGGTCGGCCTGCACCTGGCCGTCCACCACCCCGAGCGGCTGACCTCGCTGGCGGTGCTGTGCTCCTCGGCCCACTTCGGCGGTGCCGCGCCCTGGCGGGAGCGGGCGGAGCGGGTGCGCCGCGAGGGCCTTCAGTGGCTGGCCGAGAGCGCCGACGCGCGCTGGTTCACGCCCGGGTTCAGCGTGCCGGAGCTGGTCCGGGACCACCGTGCGGCCGACCCGGAGGCGTATGCCGCCTGCTGCGACGCGCTCGCCGCGTTCGATCTGCGCGACCGGCTGGCCGGGATCACCGTACCGACGCTGCTCGTGGCCGGGCGGGAGGATCCCGCGACCCCGCCCGCGCACCTCAGGGAGATCGCGGACGCGGTACCGGGCGCGGCGCTGGTGGAGCTGCCCGGGGCTTCTCATCTGGCCCCGGCGCAGGTTCCCCGGGCGGTGCTGGCGGCACTGCGCACCCAGCTAGACGGGCCGCCGGCGAGCGGTCTCGCGGTGCGCCGCCAGGTGCTGGGCGACGCCCATGTGGACCGCGCGCAGGCCCGGCAGACCCCGTTCACCGCCCGCTTCCAGGACTTCATCTCCCGCTACGCGTGGGGCGAGATCTGGACCGACCCGACGCTGTCGCGCCGCGAGCGCAGCATGATCACACTGACCGCGCTGGTCGCGCACGGCCACTACGACGAGCTGGCGATGCACGTCCGGGCGGCCCGCCGCAACGGGCTGACGCCGGAGGAGATCGGCGCGGTGCTGCTGCAGACCGCGGTGTACTGCGGCGTACCGGCCGCCAACTCGGCGTTCGCGACGGCCCAGCGGGTACTCGCCGAGGAGGACCCGGACTGA
- a CDS encoding DUF2510 domain-containing protein — MTQVTPPGWYPDPGQTNDAPPTERWWDGTAWTDRTRPAGTAAAPWGPPAPQAARPGAPAPGGYGGYPGYPAYPAQPPARSRRGLRTGIAVAVAAAVLASIGVGVYALAEDDGGGDRAGSGQGPTGGDAGRGPQDGPGGSGGSGGSGGSGGSGGSGGSGENEPDPRPSGAPEIEGGGTVPDPVNGISLPVPKGWTGQTMNVGAQVTSEDTYKCPGDTTQTCTAGGAYTAPAMVLRVKGDTAEEVAKADIAANAEESYGGTTYGGITSHEELASEAVTVAGQKGYLVRWKAVTGKGADGYVESVAFPSPDAPERIVVIRFGLDVGQKLSVMDEILKGIKVSSAGTGSGQAV; from the coding sequence ATGACGCAGGTGACTCCTCCCGGGTGGTACCCCGACCCCGGGCAGACGAACGACGCCCCGCCCACCGAGCGCTGGTGGGACGGTACGGCCTGGACGGACCGGACCCGCCCGGCGGGCACGGCCGCCGCCCCGTGGGGTCCCCCGGCACCGCAGGCGGCGCGGCCGGGCGCCCCGGCTCCCGGGGGGTACGGCGGGTACCCGGGGTATCCCGCGTACCCGGCACAGCCGCCGGCCCGGTCCCGGCGCGGGCTGCGCACGGGGATAGCCGTCGCGGTGGCGGCCGCGGTACTGGCGAGCATCGGGGTCGGCGTGTACGCCCTGGCCGAGGACGACGGCGGGGGCGACCGCGCGGGGTCGGGGCAGGGGCCCACCGGCGGGGACGCCGGCCGGGGCCCGCAGGACGGCCCGGGAGGCTCCGGCGGGTCTGGTGGATCCGGCGGGTCCGGTGGGTCAGGCGGGTCCGGTGGGTCAGGCGAAAACGAGCCGGACCCGCGTCCGTCGGGGGCGCCGGAGATCGAGGGCGGCGGCACGGTGCCGGACCCGGTCAACGGGATCAGCCTGCCGGTGCCGAAGGGCTGGACGGGGCAGACGATGAACGTCGGGGCGCAGGTGACCTCCGAGGACACCTACAAGTGCCCCGGTGACACGACGCAGACCTGCACGGCGGGCGGCGCCTACACGGCCCCGGCGATGGTGCTGCGCGTCAAGGGGGACACCGCCGAGGAGGTCGCCAAGGCGGACATCGCGGCCAACGCCGAGGAGTCCTACGGCGGTACCACCTACGGCGGCATCACCTCGCACGAGGAGCTGGCCTCCGAGGCGGTGACGGTGGCCGGGCAGAAGGGGTACCTGGTCCGCTGGAAGGCGGTCACCGGCAAGGGCGCCGACGGCTACGTCGAGTCCGTCGCCTTCCCCTCCCCCGACGCCCCCGAGCGGATCGTCGTGATCCGCTTCGGCCTGGACGTCGGCCAGAAGCTGTCCGTCATGGACGAGATCCTGAAGGGCATCAAGGTCTCGTCGGCCGGCACGGGCAGCGGACAGGCCGTGTAG
- the pcaH gene encoding protocatechuate 3,4-dioxygenase subunit beta: MSLTQHDIDQEMAAERVAYAKRVADGAPVEHHPRRDYAPYRSSVLRHPKQPLVAIDTRQDPELVELRSPAFGERDITEIDNDLTRQHTGEPIGERITVSGRLLDRDGRPVRGQLIEIWQANSAGRYAHRREQHDAPLDPNFTGVGRTLTDAEGRYHFTTIQPGPYPWRNHVNAWRPAHIHFSVFGTAFTQRLVTQMYFPNDPLFPYDPILQSVTDDAARHRLVATYDHGLSVPEFSLGYRWDIVLDGPAATWIEEGR; this comes from the coding sequence ATGAGTCTCACCCAGCACGACATCGACCAGGAGATGGCCGCCGAGCGCGTCGCGTACGCCAAGCGCGTCGCCGACGGCGCCCCTGTCGAGCACCATCCGCGCCGCGACTACGCGCCGTACCGCTCCTCCGTGCTGCGCCATCCGAAGCAGCCCCTGGTGGCGATCGACACGCGCCAGGACCCGGAGCTGGTGGAGCTGCGCTCCCCCGCCTTCGGGGAGCGGGACATCACCGAGATCGACAACGACCTCACCCGGCAGCACACCGGGGAGCCCATCGGCGAGCGCATCACGGTCTCCGGCCGGCTGCTGGACCGCGACGGGCGCCCGGTGCGCGGTCAGCTGATCGAGATCTGGCAGGCCAACTCGGCCGGCCGGTACGCCCACCGGCGCGAGCAGCACGACGCGCCGCTGGACCCGAACTTCACGGGCGTCGGCCGTACCCTCACCGACGCCGAGGGCCGCTATCACTTCACCACCATCCAGCCGGGCCCCTATCCCTGGCGCAACCACGTGAACGCCTGGCGTCCGGCCCACATCCACTTCTCGGTGTTCGGCACGGCGTTCACCCAGCGGCTGGTGACCCAGATGTACTTCCCGAACGACCCGCTGTTCCCCTACGACCCGATCCTGCAGTCGGTGACGGACGACGCGGCCCGGCATCGGCTGGTCGCCACCTACGACCACGGCCTGTCGGTGCCCGAGTTCTCCCTGGGCTACCGCTGGGACATCGTGCTGGACGGCCCGGCCGCCACCTGGATCGAAGAAGGACGCTGA
- a CDS encoding phosphatase PAP2 family protein, with amino-acid sequence MNARTEPAEAATAPAIPARPPLIREFLLVAGLFLVYKLGRRLATGHTGEAFRNARRVWDLERAVRLPHENAVQSALLHGDTLVHLANTYYATVHFPATLAFLVWLYVRRPAHYVWARRVLAVVTTAALVLPFTFPLAPPRMLTGTGLVDTGRVYGPSVYGPPSSDHLSNQFAAMPSLHFGWALMLAIGLIAATRSRWRPLWLLHPLITLLVIVGTANHYWLDALVATAMLGLTLAVIHPPRRTATTAGRGTGVPVALEPVPAGAAR; translated from the coding sequence ATGAATGCCCGAACCGAGCCTGCGGAGGCGGCGACGGCACCGGCCATCCCGGCACGCCCGCCTCTGATACGTGAGTTCCTGCTGGTAGCCGGGCTCTTCCTGGTCTACAAACTCGGCCGCCGGCTCGCCACCGGGCATACCGGGGAGGCGTTCCGCAACGCCCGCCGCGTGTGGGACCTGGAGCGGGCCGTGCGTCTCCCCCACGAGAACGCCGTGCAGTCCGCACTGCTGCACGGCGACACCCTCGTCCACCTGGCGAACACCTACTACGCGACCGTCCACTTCCCGGCCACGCTCGCCTTCCTGGTCTGGCTGTACGTGCGCCGGCCCGCGCACTACGTCTGGGCCCGCCGGGTCCTCGCGGTGGTCACCACGGCCGCCCTGGTGCTGCCGTTCACCTTCCCGCTGGCCCCGCCGCGGATGCTGACCGGCACGGGGCTGGTGGACACCGGCCGGGTCTACGGGCCCAGCGTGTACGGCCCGCCGTCCAGCGACCACCTGTCCAACCAGTTCGCGGCGATGCCCTCGCTGCACTTCGGCTGGGCGCTGATGCTGGCCATCGGCCTGATCGCCGCGACCCGTTCCCGCTGGCGCCCGCTGTGGCTGCTGCACCCGCTGATCACCCTGCTGGTGATCGTGGGCACGGCGAACCACTACTGGCTCGACGCGCTCGTGGCCACGGCCATGCTCGGCCTCACCCTCGCCGTCATCCATCCGCCCCGGCGCACCGCCACCACGGCGGGCCGCGGCACCGGTGTGCCGGTCGCCCTGGAGCCCGTGCCGGCGGGAGCGGCCCGATGA
- the pcaB gene encoding 3-carboxy-cis,cis-muconate cycloisomerase, which translates to MTPEFPSCTDTGLLAPGRGAADAVSETGDPAYLRALLDAEAALTRAQAALGLAPPEAAAAVTEAAEPDRFDLRSLAARAAGGGNPVIPLAADLTAAVGAEYGPYVHRGATSQDIMDTATMLVAVRALGPVLADLGRAERALARLAAGHRDTVLPGRTLTQHAVPTTFGLKAAGWRALVLDARDRLARVRDSLPAQLGGAAGTLAAFQAYGAPDPAVLTEAYARELGLAAPALPWHTLRTPVADLAGCLAFTAGALGKLAVDVLTLSRTEIGEVSEGSGGGSSAMPHKANPVRATLLASAARRAPQLAATLYGCLAAEDERPAGAWHAEWEPLRDLLRLVGGAAGQAAELAEGLRVHPDAMRRDLGRTRGLIVSERLTAVLAPVLGRARAKELLTELARRAHCENRPLRELLEEHEELAGIDLAEATDPARYTGFAGILTDRALERR; encoded by the coding sequence GTGACACCCGAGTTCCCTTCCTGCACCGACACCGGTCTGCTGGCCCCCGGGCGGGGCGCGGCGGACGCCGTGTCCGAGACCGGTGACCCCGCGTATCTGCGGGCGCTGCTCGACGCCGAGGCCGCGCTGACCCGGGCGCAGGCCGCGCTGGGGCTCGCCCCGCCCGAGGCCGCGGCGGCGGTGACCGAGGCGGCCGAACCGGACCGGTTCGACCTGCGCTCCCTGGCCGCCCGCGCCGCCGGCGGCGGCAATCCGGTGATCCCGCTGGCCGCCGACCTGACGGCGGCGGTCGGCGCCGAGTACGGGCCTTACGTCCACCGGGGTGCCACCAGCCAGGACATCATGGACACGGCGACGATGCTGGTCGCCGTGCGCGCCCTCGGCCCGGTGCTGGCCGATCTCGGGCGCGCCGAGCGGGCGCTGGCCCGCCTCGCGGCCGGGCACCGGGACACCGTGCTGCCGGGCCGGACGCTCACCCAGCACGCCGTACCGACCACGTTCGGGCTGAAGGCGGCCGGCTGGCGCGCGCTGGTCCTGGACGCGCGCGACCGCCTCGCCCGGGTACGCGACTCGCTCCCCGCCCAGCTCGGCGGGGCCGCCGGCACCCTGGCGGCCTTCCAGGCGTACGGCGCCCCGGACCCGGCCGTACTGACGGAGGCTTACGCCCGTGAACTCGGGCTGGCCGCACCGGCGTTGCCCTGGCACACGCTGCGCACGCCGGTCGCGGACCTGGCCGGGTGCCTGGCCTTCACGGCGGGCGCCCTGGGCAAACTCGCCGTGGACGTGCTGACGCTGTCGCGCACCGAGATCGGCGAGGTGAGCGAGGGCAGCGGCGGCGGCTCGTCCGCCATGCCGCACAAGGCGAACCCGGTGCGCGCCACGCTCCTGGCGTCCGCCGCCCGGCGCGCTCCCCAGCTCGCGGCGACCCTGTACGGCTGCCTGGCCGCCGAGGACGAGCGGCCGGCCGGCGCCTGGCACGCCGAGTGGGAGCCGCTGCGCGATCTGCTCCGGCTGGTGGGCGGCGCGGCCGGACAGGCGGCGGAGCTGGCCGAGGGGTTGCGGGTGCACCCGGACGCGATGCGCCGCGATCTCGGCCGCACCCGGGGACTGATCGTCTCCGAGCGGCTGACCGCCGTCCTCGCGCCCGTCCTCGGCCGGGCGCGGGCCAAGGAGCTGCTGACCGAACTGGCCCGCCGAGCCCACTGCGAGAACCGCCCGCTGCGTGAACTCCTCGAAGAACATGAGGAGCTGGCGGGCATCGATCTGGCGGAGGCGACCGACCCCGCCCGGTACACCGGTTTCGCCGGCATCCTCACCGACCGTGCTCTGGAGCGACGTTGA
- a CDS encoding class I SAM-dependent methyltransferase: protein MSTTTDLWYHYGRARAEHDRAVPETFHWTWAQDSGPGPEPLGDVTGSTVGELGAGAARHAACLVAHRLPARVDAVDASPAQHAMAMDLFGHLAPRLRLVRSDAVRHLRDTAGTYDVLYSVFGAVDFTDPRELLPAAAGALRPGGRLVFSTLAHYLGGAPAEPDVVPAEIAARTPGGETTTMRRWVLQEHVWTEVLHESGFTGISVDTLPSPTDAPRSAATLLVKAVRRA from the coding sequence ATGTCGACCACCACAGACCTCTGGTACCACTACGGCCGCGCCCGTGCCGAACACGACCGCGCTGTTCCCGAGACCTTCCACTGGACATGGGCCCAGGACAGCGGCCCCGGCCCGGAGCCGCTGGGCGATGTGACGGGCAGTACCGTCGGTGAACTCGGCGCCGGAGCCGCCCGGCATGCCGCCTGCCTGGTCGCTCACCGACTTCCCGCGCGCGTCGACGCCGTGGACGCCTCACCCGCCCAGCACGCCATGGCCATGGACCTGTTCGGCCACCTCGCACCCCGCCTGCGCCTCGTCCGTTCCGACGCCGTACGGCACCTGCGGGATACGGCCGGCACCTACGACGTGCTGTACAGCGTCTTCGGCGCGGTCGACTTCACCGACCCGCGAGAGCTGCTCCCGGCGGCGGCGGGAGCCCTGCGACCCGGCGGCCGGCTGGTCTTCTCGACCCTCGCCCACTACCTGGGCGGTGCGCCCGCCGAGCCCGATGTCGTGCCGGCCGAGATCGCGGCACGGACCCCGGGCGGGGAGACGACCACGATGCGCAGATGGGTGCTCCAGGAACACGTCTGGACGGAGGTCCTGCACGAGTCCGGGTTCACCGGCATCAGCGTCGACACGTTGCCGTCGCCCACCGACGCGCCGCGCAGCGCGGCCACGTTGCTCGTCAAGGCGGTCCGACGGGCTTGA
- a CDS encoding phospholipid scramblase-related protein, with protein sequence MTTQSNTPAGWYPDPHGAQNTLRYWDGTQWTDHTNPAQQAAGQVPPQQAPAQQAAFPQQQAAAADPKVQRQVQQQAGVSAGGAGGGTLFTEPVLVVNQKAKLIELTNEYKVMDQSGREIGSVTQVGQGVLRKILRFVSSLDQFLTHKLEIRDAHGQPQLLLTRPAKIFKSRVVVTRPDGSPVGEIVQKNMIGKINFAMMANGQQVGAIKAENWRAWNFAIVDHADNEVARITKTWEGLAKTLFTTADNYVLQIHYQLPEPLLSLVVATALTVDTALKQDSRGWG encoded by the coding sequence GTGACCACGCAATCGAACACCCCTGCCGGCTGGTACCCGGATCCGCACGGAGCGCAGAACACGCTGCGTTACTGGGACGGCACGCAGTGGACCGACCACACCAACCCGGCGCAGCAGGCCGCCGGGCAGGTTCCGCCGCAGCAGGCCCCGGCCCAGCAGGCCGCCTTCCCGCAGCAGCAGGCTGCCGCCGCCGACCCCAAGGTCCAGCGCCAGGTGCAGCAGCAGGCCGGCGTCTCGGCCGGCGGCGCCGGCGGCGGCACCCTCTTCACCGAACCCGTCCTGGTCGTGAACCAGAAGGCCAAGCTCATCGAGCTGACCAACGAGTACAAGGTCATGGACCAGAGCGGCCGGGAGATCGGCTCGGTCACCCAGGTCGGCCAGGGCGTCCTGCGCAAGATCCTGCGCTTCGTCTCCAGCCTGGACCAGTTCCTGACCCACAAGCTGGAGATCCGCGACGCTCACGGCCAGCCGCAGCTGCTGCTGACCCGGCCCGCGAAGATCTTCAAGTCCCGGGTGGTCGTGACCCGCCCGGACGGCTCCCCGGTGGGCGAGATCGTCCAGAAGAACATGATCGGCAAGATCAACTTCGCGATGATGGCGAACGGCCAGCAGGTCGGCGCGATCAAGGCGGAGAACTGGCGGGCCTGGAACTTCGCGATCGTCGACCACGCGGACAACGAGGTCGCCCGCATCACCAAGACGTGGGAGGGCCTGGCCAAGACGCTCTTCACGACCGCGGACAACTACGTCCTGCAGATCCACTACCAGCTGCCCGAACCCCTGCTGAGCCTGGTGGTGGCCACGGCGCTGACCGTGGACACCGCGCTGAAGCAGGACTCCCGCGGCTGGGGCTGA
- the pcaG gene encoding protocatechuate 3,4-dioxygenase subunit alpha has translation MTLIDPGSPEQVPPTPSHTVGPFYGYALPFSGGEEIAPLGHPDTVTVHGHVLDGAGDPLPDALLEVWGPRPDGTVPRVDGALRRDPATGGFLGRNGVEFTGWGRIQTDANGHWYVRTLRPGARGRNAPYLSVCVFARGLLVHLFTRVYLPGDDAALAADPLLTRVGDRRDTLIAADEGHGTYRFDIRLQGEGETVFLEYQ, from the coding sequence ATGACGCTCATCGACCCGGGCAGCCCGGAGCAGGTGCCGCCCACCCCGTCCCACACGGTCGGCCCGTTCTACGGGTACGCGCTGCCGTTCAGCGGCGGCGAGGAGATCGCCCCGCTCGGTCATCCGGACACCGTCACCGTGCACGGCCACGTCCTCGACGGCGCGGGTGATCCGCTGCCCGACGCGCTGCTCGAAGTGTGGGGGCCGCGGCCCGACGGCACGGTGCCGCGGGTGGACGGCGCACTGCGGCGGGACCCGGCCACGGGCGGCTTCCTGGGCCGCAACGGGGTGGAGTTCACCGGCTGGGGACGGATCCAGACGGATGCGAACGGGCACTGGTACGTGCGTACGCTGCGCCCCGGCGCGCGTGGGCGCAACGCGCCCTACCTCAGTGTCTGCGTCTTCGCGCGGGGCCTTCTCGTGCATCTGTTCACCCGTGTCTACCTGCCGGGTGATGACGCCGCCCTGGCCGCCGATCCGCTGCTCACCCGGGTGGGCGACCGGCGTGACACGCTGATCGCGGCTGACGAGGGGCACGGCACCTACCGTTTCGACATCCGCCTTCAGGGCGAAGGCGAGACGGTCTTCCTGGAGTACCAGTGA